GGCAACAGTCCTAAAAGCTTATATGACACTACCAACAGTAATGTTGAAGCTAAAAGAAGTTCTTCTAACTCAtcaatttaaaaactttctttGAGCAGTATGCTAGAGGGAAGACTAAATTGCATTTCTATTCCAATGATAGGTTTAACATTTTATCACACAAAGAGTAGATGGAAGGCAATATAGccaaagatgtaaaaaaaaaaaaaaaaaagtacaaaaaattcCTAAGGCAGTTAATAAAAACACTGCTATTTTTCTGATGTCATGATGTCtgctggctttttaaaattagcaGTTTGTTGTGATGTCTTTTATTCTATTCATTTTCAAATCTGATTCTGTACTCTTTTTCTCAATGAGGGCCTGCTGTCTCCAATTTTGTAAGCTCCTACCTTGCTCTTGTTTCTTCTTCCATTCTCTTTGTCCTAATAAGTTTATTTTACTGCATCTAGTAGGattgaaaaaaggagaaaacatgTACAAACCTTCATGTTTTGACAGAAATTTCTGTTCGTGATTTTTTTAGacagcagtttttattttaatcaagaTGTGGATGTAATTTTCAAATGAAGTATTTCTATAAAAGTTGTTAAtttaaggacttccttggtggtccaatagttaagacaCTGTGTTTCCACTTCAGGTGGTgttgtttcaatccctggtctgggaagatcctgcatgagGCGTGGAtcagccctcccccacccaaaaaaaaacagaaacagaccaaaaaaagttAGTAATTTATGAAATAATTCTCCCCGCTCCCCATTCTTTCTCCTCGGTGATAACTACTTTTacctctttcacttttcctttgtgTATTTGCTTCCATGCCCTCGCCTGGTGGcgtcagcggtaaagaatccacctgccaatgcaggacacacaggagacaaggattccgtctctaggtctggaagatcccctggaaaaggaaatggcaacccactccagcattcttgcctggaaatcctatggatagaggagcctggagggctagtctATGGGACtgctaagagtcggacttgacttagcaactaaatttACAAACAATTTGCTTCCATGTTTTCTACTAATGTACTTATGttgatttttggatttttttccattttaataattgTGTGTTGACTTTATCTTTTGAATATTAGGATTTAGCTCTCAAACACACtgctcccccaacccccttccAGTTTCCTGTCTCCAAAACACAgatcaaatattaatttttatattactgAGACTATGCAAATTTTACTCACAGCTTAGTCATGTACGTACTATGATATGTTTACTTTCAAGTATACCTTTTGCTTTTACCTAGACTtaaatattgtcattttctttgttCAGTCACTTATATGCTTATTACTAATTCGTTCCCTTACTCTCAGGGCATTCAAACACCTGAGAAAATACAGCAGATTCCTGGGAACATCACTCCTGAGTCCTCTATTCTTCTCTCTAGCCTCAAGTGCTACATGATTATTGTCCCGGGTTGTCCTCCACTTCTCTCGTGTTTGGGGCCTCCATTCCGggctctgcttcattctttatGCCTTCATATTGATGGAGCACAGCTGCCAGGAGTTTCCTGGTTAAAGGTATATGGAAGATAAAATCCTTCAGAAGttgaatatacacaaatattctgTCTTAACTCTTTAGTCAGAGCTTGGCCGAGTATAAAATTCTGCATCAAAAGCTGTTTTGTTTGATAATGTTTAAGGCACTGTTCCATCACCTTCTAGCATCCAGTGTTGTCGCTAAGAGTTGTGATCCCATCCTCACTCCCTATCCTTTGTGTGTCTGCTGTGTTTATCCTTTTGTCCTGTCCCACCCCACAAGGCCTTCCCACAATGTAACAATTTATACCTCCCCACCAAGGGTGCAGTCTCTGTTGCCTTCAACTGAACCTGGTGGCCCCTTTTAACCAGAATGAGGTACAAATGATGGTGAGTGATTTCCGAGGCTAGGTCATAAAAAGACTATGGCTTCTTCCTGGTGCTTGCTTTTTCTTGCTCTTAGCATCCACACTATATTGTAGACATTacatggaaagagaagagaaatagagaGAAATGCTCAGGGTACCATTTTTCCTTGTTAAGATTTTAGACACATACCAAGACTATGAGGGCACTGTGTGGATGAGCTGAGCTTGCTAAGTGGTGGACAGTACTGGAAGATAACCCGGCTGAGCTGTTTCACTGGGAGACCCTGTCAGTAGCTTTAGGCTTTTTTCTCCTGGGGTACATATTTATTGAGAGGAAAAAGTCTTTCACCCTCTTTCCCAGAATACATAAACTTGGTTGCAGCAtcctgaaaaaataaacagagaatgGACCTGGGGTATCTCACTGTTCAGCAGAgacttcatccatccatctgtacTGTAGTGTTCCTTGCTCAAGGTCATTTGGtaacaacaaggatctactctAGAGCAGAGGAAACTCTACTCCCTAGTCTGATGACCTATTTGAGCAAATGagctgaaaatgaatgaatacatgtgtatgAATGACaataactttgctgtacacctaaaactaatgcaacattataaatcaactatacttcaataaaatacccCACAGCTTCTGCCCCAAGAGTGAAGAGACAGTCATTCTGGTTATGTAGGGTTAGGGAAAGTCATGGTGAGGCAGTGCGAGGTGATGAGGTGATaataaatgcttctttttttctttaagtttcttttcagcttttattttttaatatattagttATGCATTTGCtagttggtttagtcactaagttgtatgtgactctttcaccttatggactgtagcctgccagactcctctgtccacgggattctctagacaagaatggagtgagttgccgtttccttctccaggagatcttcccgacccagggatcgaaccagggtctatacatatatatagtagatTTATAGGAGTCTAACTGcttctggaaaaggtcagttttcattccaatcccaaagaaggtcaatgccaaagaatgttcaaactaccgcacaattgcattcatctcacatgcttgaaaagtaatgttcaaaattctccaaaccaggcttccacagtacgtgaaccgtgaatttccagatgttcaagctgaatttagagaaggcaggggaaccagaaatcagattgccaacatctgttggatcattgaaaaagcaagagagttccagaaaagcatctactctgctttattgaccccaccaaagcctttgactgtgtggatcacaacaaaatgtggaaaattcataaagacatgggaataccagactacctgacctgccttctgagaaatctgtatgcaggtcaagaagaagcagttagaactggacatagaacaacagactggttccaaatagggaaaggagtacatcaaggctgtatattgtcaccctgcttaattaacttatatgcagaatacatcatgagaaatgctgggctggaggaagcacaagctggaatcaagattgccgggagaaatatcaataacctcagatatgcagatgacaccacccttatggcagaaagcaaagaagaactaaagagcctcttcattgaaaatgaaagaagagagtgaaaaagttggcttaaaactcaacattcagaaaactaagatcatgacatctggtcccatcacttcatagcaaatagatggggaaacaatggaaacagtgagagaatttattttgcggggctccaaaatgactgcagatggtgactgcagccatgaaattaaaagatgcttgctccttggaagaaaagcatgttaaaaagcagagacattactttgcaaaacaaaggttcatctagtcaaagctaagattttcccagtagtcatgtatggatttgagagctgagtgccaaataattgatgcttttgaactgtggtgttggagaagacgcttgagagtccattgaactgcaagaagatccaactagtccatcttaaaggaaatcagtcctgaatattcattggaaggactgatgctgaagctgaaactccaatattttggtcacctgatgtgaagaaccaacccattgtaaaagaccctgatgctgggaaacattgaaggcaggaggagaaaagtcaacagaggatgagatagttggatggcatcaccgacttgatggacatgagtttgagcaaggtctgggagttggtgatggacagggaggccaggagtgctgcagtccatggggttgcaaagagtgggacatgactgagcaactgaactgaactgaactgaactgcttctAAAGCAGaactttttgttttcatcttaaCTTTCAACCCCCCTTTCAGAGATACCTAAAATCCCCAGTTCTGGGTTTTTCTGGGGTTCTATACCATAATTCAACTTCTTTGGGAGCTTCCCCTATGGCAGGcttagttttcagttttcttaattgTACTAAGTAAATTAGCATCCATTCTCTGGTTTTCAGTTTCCAGAATTCTGTTATTGTCATCTCTTGtcgtttctttctctttgtttatgagaagaaaaaaaaaaaatccctttactATAATGTCAGTGAAGTGTcaggagagggaggaagtgaaagtgttcaaTTTACTATCTCTGAAGAGAAGTCATTTTTTATTTGCTCTTAAGTGCTAGCAGTAAGACTTCTGCTGCAGTCATTCTCCTGAGCTTACCCTTTCTAAGAACACAAGTGACTCTTTAACCAACAGAGACAAAGGCCTCTCAGGAATCCCCACTGATGGGAACTTACTATAACGTTTGGCCCGGTTGACTCCCCCTCGTTGAAACTCTCTACTTTTACAGCGCTGCTGTCTCTTGTTCTCTTCTGACTCAGATTTCTCTTTCCCAGAACTCTTAACTGCCTTCTCTTTTTCTATATTACCTTAAAtagtgctgtgtgctaagttacttcagttgtgtccaactttgtgatcccatggactgtagcccaccaggctcttctgtccatgggatcttccaggcaagaatactggagcaggttgccatttccttctccaggggatcttcatggcACATAAATCAAAACTgtgggtctcttacatctcctgaattgtcaggcaggttctttaccactaataccacctggAATATGCTTATCCCCcaaaataggaaataattttatGATCTGtattatgttccaggcactgtactaAATAAGCATTTTGTTCTATTAaacaacccattttacagatggaggaaCTGAGGCAAAGAAAGATTGAGTAATGTGTCCAAAGTCCCAGTTTTCCCCTACTGTGCCTATTGCCTCCTCAAGTGTTATATCCTTGGTCTACCATCTTATTCATTcatacttttttgttttattctcatcTACTTCTAAGGCTGGCTTGATCTATCACATGTAGAAAATTCTGAACTGTACATTTCTAGTCTCCCTTTCTCCTAAGCTATAGATTCGAgtctcaaatatttattggaaaccTCTTTTTGAATGGCTCATTCCCACCTCAACATAAAAATATCCAAGGCCCGACCATCTCATTCTCACCATTCTTTTTTTCAGAACAACTCAACTTACTCTGTGTCATGCATATCAGTTAATAGCAAGCATTCATCTCATTAGacaaggtagaatattgagtacaTTCTGACTGCTCCCTTTCTCTCACCCACTATGCGAAATATACTGTGAAGACTAttgtctttgaaagtgaaaatgctgatcactcagtcatgtctgactctttgcaaccctgtggactatagcctgccaggctcctctgtccaaggaattggaattctccaggtaagaatggcaccccactccagtactctcgcctggaaaatcccatggacggaggagcctggtaggctgcagtccacagggtcacgaagagtcagacatgagtgagtgacttcactttcacttttcacttttatgcattggagaaggaaatggcaacccactccagtgttcctgcctagagaatcccagggatggggtcgcacagagtcggacacgactgaagtgacttagcagcagtagcaggtaagaatactggagtgggttgccattttcttctccaggggatcttcccaacccagggatcaaacccacatctcccacattgcaggcagtttctttaccatatgagccaccagggaagcctgtcatccTCTGATCGGGCATCTGAATTCATTTCTTCATCATCCTTCGAATGTCATTGTTAGATTCTTACCTCCTGTTTATAACACCTTCCACCTAACTGCTTCACTACCATCAGAattgtttttctaaatgtctaagatctgtttgttctctgtattgaGGGTGGACAGGTAGTCTCCATGGGAGGGAAGGGTTCCTTACATTACAAAAGGCTAACAGAGAATCCCTTAAAGAAACACCCCATGTCTATGTTTATAGGTCAATAAATGCATACCAGGAAAAGCTAAGAGCTGTGATGTTCCAAGCCACTGATGATTAAGTACCAATCAGAAACTAAACTAAAGCAATTCTGGAGTCACAGAGATAAAAATagatcttcatttatttatttataaatatttatttatttcaccttttattatttatttggctgcatcaggtcttagttgcggcatgtgggatctagttttccTACCAAGACTCCTATCCAGACCCCCCACTTTGTGCGTtgaaagcatgaagtcttagccactggaccaccagggaagtccctgggccttcttttatttattcgaTAATTAGTAACCGAGCACCTATTGTTAACAGACATTCTTCTAGGAACAGGCACTGCAGCCTTGAGAAAGACAGATAAGTTCCCTGGTACCATGCAGTTTATATTCCTATGCTGAAGACTAATagcaaagaaataagtaaataaaatatcagaaagcaATAAGTAACATGCTGAGCATGAAGGCAGGATAATATGGCCTTGAGTTGTTGCTCTGGGTGGCCAGGATTGGCCTGTCTGAGATGCTGGCTTCGGATACCAGTGTatccttcccagcatcgggaAGGCCTAAGAAGAGCTCTGCCCTGAGAACAGGAGGCCCAGTGAGAGGAGTTCTGAAGTAGGCATCATGGGACCAATTCAGGGGACTCAGTCGGGGGCCTAAGGCAAGACTCAACCCCTCTCTGGACCTCTAAGGTCCTTTCCACCACTAGCACTTCATTACTTGCCTTCTTGAGTCCTGGGTCCCCCAAAATAATCTTCTTCCACTACTACCTGTATTCTTCCAGTTTAGGACTTCAGCTGCAAAGCCTGGCTGGGCCTCTCCTCCGTCTGCATAGAACCTTGCTTGGCCAGTGGTGGGAAGAGCACTGGGCAGCCAGGGCATAGGGTATAAATGCAGGAAGAAGCTCTTGGCAAACATGTGACTGGTGGGTTGCTTAACTCGACGAGTCTGGAGGATCTTGAGAGACATCAGAAATGCAAAGAAGGTGCGCTAACATTCAGTAAGACTGCCTTCTCCTGAAGGAGAGTAATCTCTGTCTGATTGAAGGATTACACATCTGTAAAGTAACATGTAAGCAACATCTAAGTATtcagaatgaaatttttaaatgaagagcaaCAAAAATGactctttctttatatatatttatatttaagttatatatatataccttgttatatatatctatataaggctgagtgccaaagaattgatgctttcaaactgtggtgctagagaagactctgagagactcttggacaacaaagagatcaaaccagtcaatcctaaaggaaatcaactctgaatgttcattgaaaggactgatgccgaaggtgaagctccaatactttggccacctgatgcgaagagctaactcattggaacagaccctgatattgggaaaaattgagggcaggaagggtAGGGGGGGAAggggatgatgagatggttggatggcatcgttgactcaatggatatgaacaaactctgggagttagtgaaggacagggaagcctggcatgctgcagtccatggggctgcaaatagttggacatgactgagtgactgaaaaacagcagcaatatatatttatataaatacatataacttcacagtaaataaaaatttcagaaggAATTTTGCTTCttataaacaaaatcaaagaagTTTCCAGCTTTGAAAATCCACCCAACAGTTGATCTTTCTCATGAATCATTTCTCCAgctattttagaaacaaaataaaggcAGATTCACCAACAAATATATTATgcaactctgtttttaaaatttcccaaattCGCCTTACAGGTTTGAAATTAGCTGTCttttacatttgtattttcttttattatgtcATTTTCACAAGCCTCAAAAAGATCCAATTATTCACATGAATTGCAGAGGTAATTAAGGACGCTCTAGACTATGATTTTCTCTCTTCATTGTGCATTGTTGAGATGAAACATAAAGACAGCATCTTGCTCTGCATTGTGCAACAAACTAGGCcatgaagaggaaaaaacagtGATTGCTGccacatttatgtatttatttttaagaagattgaactgaattgtgtgtacataaatatgaattttaaattgaTAATAAATACAAAGGCATTTTAATTTCACAACTCTGGCTGGCAAATTGAAGGTATTACTGTTCTTTTAAAGCAAAGTAACAACTTCTGTTTGTTCCTCCCATCTAAGTAGTAAGCAGGGATTGCCATTCTCATTTTACAGGCCAGGGAAAATGCCTAGGGAGAAAAGTGAGTTGCCAGAGGCCTCACAGAGTCTATAGCAGGGTCAGATGATAAATTATAGACTTTTATCTCCTTACCAAtgcttgaaaaataatgaaaatattgaagagatgaaggaaaaaagaaagaaatgaaaggaaggaaaaagagaaaaactcaatgagtattttttattctatattgCTTACTTATTTATTGTCTGAGCCTCCAACTGGAATGTAAGTTCCATTAAGACAAATATTTTGTCTATCTCTTTTACTGCCATATATATACTAGTACCTAgcatagtgcctgacacagagatgctcaataaatattgatgatGAGTTACTGAATAAAAGTGTCTCAGATTAACCCTGAATTATGTCACATGGAATGGATCATTTGAAAATGGTTAGATTATAAATCAgtgttattttgattttttatttcagtttcaaatTAAATTAAGTGATATAGAACTATTGgcccatgaaaagacatgaaggaagctAAAATGCATTATCACTAAGAGAATAGAGAATAGAATTGCTATGTGATCCTAAccacatgacattctggaaagttATGGTGACAGTCAAAGATCAGGAGTTGTTGGGGTTTAACGGGGTGGGAGGGCTAGACAGGCAGAACACAGAGGagttttaaggcagtgaaactcTTCTACATGGTGCTATAATGATGAATATATGTCATACATTAAACAATTGTCCAAACCTATAGAATGTCCAACATCAAAAGTAAGCCCTAATGTAAACTCTGAGCTATGGTTGATAACGATGAGTCAGTTCAGGTACAGTTGTAGCAAAGGTACCACTCAACCGGAGGATGTTGATAGTGGGAGAGGCTACGCACAGGGAGATAGAGCACACATGGGTGATCTCTATACATTCCGTTCAATTCTACTCTGAAATATAGtctagtaaaaaaattttttaattgaagaatttcAAAAAAAGGTTTCCATGTTGCCTCTGTCTGTGGTTCCTGTTCCTAGAGACAGTAACTTTAGTCTCTTTTTGTCCATTGTTTTAACTTCATTGAAGGATGCTAACCTTCCTTTCTGAGGTATCCTGGGACACTCCAAGTTTTTGTCTATATATTTTAAGTCAAACCATCTTAATTATACCCTCTCACTTTGAGAAAAGTCTGCCCAGTAAGTTTTGCATAGtgatgtaaattttatttacataaattacaaataatataTTTCCTGAAAATTTGTTAATATCAGCATTGCAAAATCACATTGATCCTTCTTACCTAGAAAAGGCTGAATTAGATTAGTGAGACAtctaaatgagaaaacatttttttttttgatagtcaCAGGCATTTATTTTTTAGTGAATACAGAAGACTACAGTTTTCACTTCCCTGTTACTCAGAAAATCATATCATGACTTTGTACCATTTCTTATGGAAATCTCTTCTGTAAAGCAAAAACAGTCCCAAAACGAAGGATCTTCAGGGGTCATAGGAACTGCAGACGATATTAAATCATTAAAGGTGAGAATAGTAAACTGCCTCTGGGTTGCTTTAGAATCATCTTGAGATGTAACATTCTGATGTATAGATCCATTGGGTTTCCTAAGAGCTACTGCAACAAAATGGTGCTCATCTATTTTGCTTTCCTCAAAAgcccattctttttcttcttctccatccAAAAACAAACGTGTTTCTTTATAAACTTCGCCTATATCCAGGTTTAACGGGGATATATCGAATTCAAGCCGTTGCAATTCAAATCCTAATCCAACACCTATTGCTTTTATAAAGCTTTCTTTCAGTGCCCAATTCCTATAAAACATATCCAGCTGAGTCCATTCATTCTTAAAGCTTCTGATTGTTTCCCATTCTTTGTTGGTAAACTTTCTTTTCATAATATGAAAAAATTCTGGAATCGAACCACGACCTGGAAAACTAGTCTTCATTATATCAATTCCAACTTGTAGCTCAGATTCTGCAGCAAGTACAGCATAGTCTCCTTGATGAGAGATGTTAAAGTTGAAATTGGGGTAAGGATTCAGTGAGTCTTTTGCAAGAACTGGTTTTCCTTTTGCAGTTCTTTGCACACGAATATTATTCCAAGGTATATTCAATTTCTCTGCAACTAATTTCCTCATCATCAGACGACCAGCCAGGGCGGCCTTAGCGTCCCGGGCGAAGACGAACTGGCCGATGCGCTCCTTCTCCTCGGGCTGGATCGATCGCACCGCTAGTAGCCATTCGGCGCGGCTGGGCAGCCACGTGCCGCAGGGAAAGGCCCAGCGCACGCCCTCCATCGCCGGCAGCACGCAGAGTCGCCGGGCGAGGAGAACCATCCACCGAGGGCCTAGCCGCCGCCCGGGGCTCGATGGCGCGGACGCGGGCGgagcccctcccagctcccccgGCGCCGCGCGGGGGGGCGGGGTCGCCGCGTGCGTGGACGGGGCGCccgagaaaacattttaaaagtaaattcatcctaaattctttaaaattgtgTAAATTACAAGAATGAGGGTAGCCAGGTATTGTTCAGGAGGTGGCTTTGACTGAAttaaagaaatgggagaaaatcagCTCTCATATATGTGAGGTAAACAAATGCCTCTCAAGAGCTTAAGGGATCTTAACATGTAGTACACAGAGCCCTTAAGCATTGTTTAGACTCAGATGGCTTAGTATACTGTCTTCACAGGTTATTTCACCCTCGGTCCATCCTAATTCTTATATGTTgcattgtttataattttaaaaatctcttttctgtGGTGGGAGAGAAGTTGATAATTGAACAGAGAGACAAAaggataaatagataaaaaaatgACTTGTGTATGTTTCCACAATTGAGGCAAGGATTTTCAACCACTGGAGTTTTCTCCCTATCATTAAATTCAAATTGCTGAAAACTGAGGAATTCGGGAAGATTATGTGGTAATTACTCTCCTGG
This portion of the Cervus canadensis isolate Bull #8, Minnesota chromosome 2, ASM1932006v1, whole genome shotgun sequence genome encodes:
- the LOC122427587 gene encoding L-aminoadipate-semialdehyde dehydrogenase-phosphopantetheinyl transferase-like is translated as MVLLARRLCVLPAMEGVRWAFPCGTWLPSRAEWLLAVRSIQPEEKERIGQFVFARDAKAALAGRLMMRKLVAEKLNIPWNNIRVQRTAKGKPVLAKDSLNPYPNFNFNISHQGDYAVLAAESELQVGIDIMKTSFPGRGSIPEFFHIMKRKFTNKEWETIRSFKNEWTQLDMFYRNWALKESFIKAIGVGLGFELQRLEFDISPLNLDIGEVYKETRLFLDGEEEKEWAFEESKIDEHHFVAVALRKPNGSIHQNVTSQDDSKATQRQFTILTFNDLISSAVPMTPEDPSFWDCFCFTEEISIRNGTKS